The Pseudomonas iranensis genome includes a window with the following:
- a CDS encoding GrpB family protein translates to MALTSKITPYNPTWPARFLPDKPLIASAFGDELIAIHHVGSTSVPGLAAKPEIDVLIEVHDNRNASARDEVLMGLGYVRGSDLSEGHHFYRRNVDGIRTHKLHACTRGHLTITQMLGFRDLLRRDASIRQQYEALKFQLESSNIGGMAEYLEKKSPFIIAALLHAGISIPE, encoded by the coding sequence ATGGCATTGACCAGCAAGATCACTCCCTACAATCCCACTTGGCCCGCCCGCTTTCTGCCAGACAAACCACTCATCGCTTCGGCCTTTGGCGATGAACTGATTGCCATACACCACGTTGGAAGCACCTCTGTTCCAGGGCTCGCGGCGAAGCCCGAGATCGATGTGCTCATCGAGGTTCACGATAATCGCAATGCCTCGGCGCGGGACGAGGTGTTGATGGGTTTGGGATATGTACGAGGAAGTGATCTATCGGAAGGGCATCATTTCTATCGGCGTAATGTGGATGGGATTCGCACGCACAAGCTCCACGCTTGTACCCGTGGCCACCTTACGATCACCCAGATGCTTGGGTTCAGAGATTTGCTTAGGCGCGATGCCTCGATCCGCCAGCAGTATGAAGCGCTGAAGTTTCAGTTGGAGTCGAGCAATATTGGTGGGATGGCTGAGTATCTGGAGAAAAAGTCTCCGTTTATTATCGCGGCGTTACTTCATGCCGGTATATCCATTCCTGAATGA
- a CDS encoding AraC family transcriptional regulator: MTSIRVVGKQRLALETLLERRIFAPSATQNCAPITTRLPLNFSHRLTAGLSLSTGYWEKEIRMKNETCASSIRDLAKQSGHLKPWQIQRAKQLMLDNLDADISVAAIAQACALSRSHFTRQFKKSTLVSPKEWMREQRILRGKQLLRTSRLLLADIALECGFSDQSHFCRTFVRTEGVTPRAWKQNNQSPAL; encoded by the coding sequence ATGACGTCGATTCGAGTTGTCGGGAAGCAAAGGCTAGCACTGGAAACACTATTGGAAAGGCGCATTTTTGCGCCTTCAGCAACGCAAAATTGCGCCCCCATCACGACGCGCCTTCCGTTAAATTTTTCTCATCGACTGACCGCTGGATTGAGCTTATCAACCGGCTACTGGGAAAAAGAAATCAGGATGAAAAACGAAACATGCGCGTCCTCAATTAGGGATTTGGCTAAACAATCCGGACACTTGAAACCTTGGCAGATCCAGCGCGCCAAGCAGTTGATGCTCGATAACCTGGACGCAGATATCTCCGTGGCAGCTATCGCACAGGCGTGTGCGCTATCGCGCAGCCATTTCACCCGTCAGTTTAAAAAAAGCACTCTTGTCTCACCTAAAGAATGGATGCGAGAGCAGCGGATTTTGAGGGGCAAGCAGCTGCTTCGGACTTCGAGATTGCTACTTGCGGACATTGCACTGGAGTGTGGCTTCTCTGACCAGTCTCACTTCTGTCGAACATTCGTGCGAACCGAAGGTGTGACTCCGAGGGCTTGGAAACAGAACAATCAATCGCCTGCGCTGTGA
- a CDS encoding FMN-dependent NADH-azoreductase translates to MNPSQKPLAPLRILRLIASPNGNASESLKLSERILHALTVRAGIRGIELTDIDLNTLSPVDATYAHALAHPSEIATEDQKGTLSRSDQMIILLNACDVLLIATPMHNYSVPSPLKAWIDHVVRVGKTFLSTSKGKVGTLLDRPVYVAVATGGYISGERARQPDFLRPYLSAVLKTIGLNQVHYFTVEGTAKGTDALKTAQKIGYDDVHTFFHEEIETRTHETVA, encoded by the coding sequence ATGAACCCGTCTCAGAAGCCCCTCGCTCCTTTGCGAATCCTTCGCCTGATTGCCAGTCCCAACGGTAATGCATCTGAAAGCTTGAAACTGTCTGAGCGGATTCTGCACGCTCTGACAGTACGCGCTGGCATACGCGGGATTGAACTGACGGATATAGACCTGAACACGTTATCGCCAGTCGATGCGACTTATGCCCATGCCTTGGCCCATCCGAGCGAAATAGCTACCGAGGATCAGAAAGGTACATTGAGTCGCTCCGACCAAATGATCATCCTGTTGAATGCCTGCGATGTGCTGCTTATCGCTACTCCCATGCACAACTACAGCGTGCCCTCGCCGCTCAAGGCCTGGATCGACCACGTCGTACGCGTCGGAAAAACTTTCCTCAGCACATCAAAAGGTAAGGTTGGAACGTTATTGGATCGCCCCGTCTACGTTGCCGTAGCCACCGGCGGCTACATTAGCGGTGAGAGGGCACGGCAACCCGACTTTCTTCGTCCCTACCTATCCGCAGTGCTGAAAACCATCGGTCTCAATCAGGTGCATTACTTCACTGTTGAAGGCACAGCAAAAGGGACGGACGCGCTAAAAACGGCGCAGAAAATAGGGTACGACGATGTGCACACGTTCTTCCATGAGGAAATCGAAACTAGGACTCATGAAACAGTTGCCTGA
- a CDS encoding LysR substrate-binding domain-containing protein, whose amino-acid sequence MNRNDLRRVDMNLLVIFETLMFERNLTRAGEKLFLGQPAVSAALARLRDLFDDPLLVRNGRTLEPTQRALAILKELQPAMDTISGAVSRAKDFDPSTSRDVFRIGLSDDAEFGLFPPLLNQLREEAQNVIVVVRRVNFLLMSTMLASGEISVGVSYTTELPANAKRKKLRDLRVKILRGDNRPGPLTLDEYCERPHALVSFSGDLTGAIDTDLARIGRSRRVMLAVPQFSGLRALLAGTEMLAAVPDYAACALIDGSSQLRADDPPFDIVPSELSMVWSGVNDNDPAERWLRSLIAQHMATPLPVY is encoded by the coding sequence ATGAATCGAAACGACTTGCGTCGCGTGGACATGAATCTTCTGGTTATTTTCGAAACCTTAATGTTCGAAAGGAACTTGACTCGGGCTGGGGAGAAACTGTTCTTAGGCCAACCCGCCGTCAGTGCCGCTTTAGCGCGGTTGCGCGACTTATTCGACGATCCCTTGCTAGTACGCAACGGTCGTACCTTAGAGCCGACCCAGCGAGCGCTGGCAATTCTTAAAGAGTTGCAACCAGCCATGGACACAATCTCCGGAGCTGTCAGCCGAGCTAAGGATTTTGACCCATCCACCAGCCGGGACGTATTCCGCATCGGCCTTTCCGACGATGCCGAATTTGGCCTGTTTCCACCATTGCTCAATCAACTTCGCGAAGAGGCGCAAAACGTAATCGTAGTGGTACGGCGGGTTAACTTTCTGCTGATGTCGACCATGCTTGCCTCCGGAGAGATTTCCGTCGGAGTCAGCTACACCACCGAGTTGCCGGCCAATGCTAAACGCAAGAAGCTGCGGGATCTGCGCGTAAAGATACTGCGCGGCGATAATCGTCCTGGCCCCCTGACCTTGGATGAGTATTGCGAACGACCTCACGCCTTGGTGTCGTTTTCCGGGGATTTGACCGGCGCCATCGATACCGACTTGGCACGCATCGGCCGCTCGCGGCGAGTGATGCTGGCGGTACCCCAGTTCTCAGGTCTGCGTGCCTTATTAGCGGGCACGGAAATGCTAGCCGCAGTGCCGGACTACGCGGCGTGCGCGCTGATCGATGGCAGCAGCCAGTTGCGTGCTGATGACCCGCCCTTTGACATCGTGCCGTCGGAGTTGTCGATGGTCTGGAGCGGGGTCAACGATAACGATCCGGCAGAGCGTTGGTTGCGCTCACTAATTGCCCAACACATGGCGACGCCTCTGCCGGTGTATTGA
- a CDS encoding helix-turn-helix domain-containing protein: MLSPQCPYTPLIGAPASASEITDSNLYGFIHHMTCNCTRQHGYILSFEDIILLKPALAAVVRAVRGNLGFTQENLAHAASRTYLSKIENAESSPTIDKFVELAEALGMSPLAFMALILSTRNKIPSSALLAEAAEELKELQKRVSDDDIAAHLAGIDLVKRPAARPVNLIKLKKVLECKEIGLSKAETARRLGISRSTVGFLWERALSTES, from the coding sequence ATGCTGAGCCCGCAGTGCCCTTACACGCCGCTGATTGGCGCGCCGGCCAGTGCAAGCGAGATCACTGACAGCAATCTGTACGGTTTTATACATCATATGACGTGTAACTGTACACGACAACATGGCTACATCCTCTCTTTTGAGGACATCATCTTGTTGAAGCCAGCACTGGCAGCGGTCGTTCGAGCAGTTCGAGGGAATCTAGGCTTCACTCAGGAAAACCTTGCCCATGCAGCATCGCGCACATACCTGAGCAAAATCGAGAACGCCGAAAGCAGCCCCACCATTGATAAATTCGTAGAACTTGCCGAGGCTCTCGGCATGAGCCCTTTGGCTTTCATGGCGCTGATTCTCTCGACACGGAATAAGATTCCCTCCTCGGCTTTGCTCGCAGAGGCCGCAGAGGAGCTGAAGGAGCTACAAAAACGCGTCAGCGACGACGATATTGCCGCGCACCTTGCTGGAATTGATCTAGTGAAGCGGCCTGCCGCTCGACCAGTGAATTTGATCAAGCTCAAAAAAGTGCTGGAGTGCAAAGAGATTGGCTTGAGCAAGGCAGAGACCGCTAGGCGGCTTGGGATAAGCCGATCAACCGTGGGGTTTCTTTGGGAGCGGGCGCTGTCAACTGAGAGTTGA
- a CDS encoding toll/interleukin-1 receptor domain-containing protein, which translates to MPSVFFSYCHADEALRDHLEKQLSMLKRQGVIDTWHDRRIEAGQEIDAAIDNHINSDEIILLLVSPDFIASDYCYNIEMARAMERHAAKEAIVIPVILRACDWHHAPFGKLLATPEDGKPVTLWPDRDVAFLQVAQAVRKAVERCRKEVPIPSSQIARSATAILQPPSPLPATGPRSSNLRVAKSFTQRDKDQFLLDTFEYIARYFENSLQELQARNPGYEGVYRRIDANRFSAVIYKDGRDVARGTVFTGGQLGAGIYYSQGDSLAGNSYNESLSVNADDQTLYLKTLGMSYFSGHDQKLSQEGAAEALWGIVITPLQRER; encoded by the coding sequence TTGCCAAGCGTTTTTTTCTCATACTGCCATGCCGATGAGGCGCTTCGTGATCATCTGGAAAAACAGCTATCGATGCTCAAGCGCCAAGGCGTTATCGACACTTGGCATGACCGCAGGATCGAAGCTGGTCAAGAAATCGATGCAGCCATCGACAACCACATCAACAGTGATGAAATCATCCTTCTCCTGGTCAGCCCGGACTTCATCGCCTCTGATTATTGCTACAACATCGAGATGGCTCGCGCCATGGAACGCCACGCCGCGAAGGAAGCGATCGTGATCCCTGTGATTTTGCGCGCGTGTGATTGGCATCATGCTCCGTTCGGTAAGCTGCTTGCCACGCCTGAAGATGGTAAACCCGTCACCCTGTGGCCTGACCGCGATGTAGCTTTCCTGCAAGTAGCGCAGGCAGTGCGTAAAGCTGTAGAACGATGCCGCAAGGAGGTGCCCATTCCTTCATCGCAAATCGCTCGCTCGGCGACGGCTATCCTACAACCGCCCTCCCCGCTACCGGCCACTGGCCCCCGGTCGAGTAACCTTAGAGTTGCCAAGAGCTTCACCCAGCGGGACAAAGATCAGTTCTTGCTGGACACCTTCGAATATATCGCTCGCTACTTCGAGAACTCCCTGCAAGAGCTTCAAGCTCGTAATCCTGGCTATGAAGGTGTGTATCGTCGAATCGACGCCAATCGCTTTTCTGCGGTCATCTACAAGGACGGACGGGACGTTGCTAGGGGGACGGTGTTTACGGGAGGTCAGCTGGGTGCCGGGATTTATTACAGCCAAGGCGATTCGTTAGCGGGCAACAGCTACAACGAGTCACTTTCGGTAAACGCTGATGATCAGACCCTGTACTTGAAAACTCTGGGCATGTCTTACTTTTCCGGACACGACCAGAAGCTGTCTCAAGAAGGTGCTGCGGAGGCGCTCTGGGGAATCGTCATCACGCCTTTGCAACGCGAGAGATAA
- a CDS encoding metallophosphoesterase family protein: MKTAVISDTHNLLRSEAIGALQGCDLIIHAGDIGNPDILVQLSKIAPVHAVRGNNDLSSPWAKDLPDLLTCTLNGWHTLLIHDIADVPADLDPDIKLIITGHSHKPRIEWRGDRLYVNPGSAGPRRFKLPVTLAILEIQPDSIEPRLISLLDPPA; encoded by the coding sequence GTGAAAACCGCCGTAATATCCGACACTCACAATCTCCTCCGCTCCGAAGCAATCGGCGCGCTCCAAGGCTGTGACCTGATCATCCACGCCGGCGACATCGGCAACCCGGACATCCTCGTCCAATTGTCCAAAATTGCTCCCGTCCACGCCGTGCGCGGCAACAATGATCTCAGCAGCCCATGGGCCAAAGACCTTCCCGACCTTCTGACCTGCACGCTCAACGGCTGGCACACCCTCCTAATCCACGACATCGCCGACGTCCCCGCCGATCTGGATCCAGACATCAAGCTCATCATCACCGGCCATTCCCACAAACCGCGCATAGAATGGCGCGGCGATCGTCTATACGTGAACCCTGGTAGCGCCGGCCCTCGGCGTTTCAAATTGCCGGTCACGCTGGCGATTCTCGAGATACAACCCGACAGCATCGAGCCGCGCCTGATTTCCCTGCTGGATCCCCCCGCCTGA
- a CDS encoding LysR family transcriptional regulator — protein sequence MLGVKPSSKKASITLPVPTGVTQNLTDAVSQLSWDDLRIIKTLSECGNRATTAKRLGINVSTVSRRVAQVEKTLGVALFDHRRSGYMLTPEGIELRALAERVELDIVSVTRRVSRAGQGLLGKLRITTSDSLLLYFLTPIIADFKTLNEGIAIEVLVGNETLSLARDESDVAVRATKKPAESLVGRKLASIAWAPYGSIKQATTTPFAEGQPWVSYSAGLCGLKAKSYVEDRVSADCISYRTDSVAAASVAIAAGLGYGFLPCMLGDITPGLTRVGPVVRELQDELWLLTHQDIRKSWRVKAFMTFCAAAVAHQKPLIEGQLDLPVAQGETGSVS from the coding sequence ATGCTTGGCGTGAAACCATCATCAAAAAAAGCTTCAATCACTCTGCCCGTACCAACCGGCGTCACCCAGAATTTAACCGATGCTGTTAGTCAGCTTTCTTGGGACGATTTGCGAATCATCAAGACGCTAAGCGAATGCGGTAATAGAGCCACGACTGCAAAGAGGTTGGGGATCAATGTATCCACCGTATCGCGTCGTGTGGCTCAAGTGGAAAAGACGCTTGGGGTCGCCCTGTTTGACCACCGTCGCTCAGGGTACATGCTGACGCCGGAAGGCATCGAGTTACGGGCGCTCGCCGAACGAGTAGAGCTTGATATCGTGAGTGTCACTCGTAGAGTTTCTCGGGCAGGTCAAGGGCTGCTTGGAAAGCTTAGGATCACTACCAGCGACTCCCTGCTGCTGTATTTTCTCACGCCGATCATCGCCGACTTCAAGACACTTAATGAAGGAATTGCCATCGAGGTTCTGGTTGGCAACGAGACGTTAAGTCTGGCTCGCGATGAATCTGACGTAGCGGTGAGAGCGACCAAAAAACCTGCCGAAAGTCTCGTCGGGCGCAAGCTCGCTTCGATCGCATGGGCGCCTTATGGCAGCATAAAACAAGCGACTACTACCCCGTTCGCAGAAGGCCAACCGTGGGTGTCGTATTCCGCAGGATTATGTGGGCTGAAGGCTAAAAGCTACGTCGAGGACAGAGTCAGCGCCGACTGTATTTCTTATCGTACGGACTCAGTTGCTGCGGCTAGCGTTGCCATTGCGGCAGGCCTTGGTTATGGGTTTCTCCCATGCATGTTGGGAGACATTACGCCTGGGTTAACACGCGTCGGGCCAGTTGTGCGCGAACTACAGGATGAGCTCTGGCTGCTCACGCACCAGGACATTCGAAAGTCATGGAGAGTAAAGGCGTTCATGACTTTTTGTGCAGCAGCCGTAGCGCATCAAAAGCCTTTGATCGAAGGGCAGCTGGATCTCCCGGTTGCGCAGGGCGAAACCGGGAGCGTCTCTTAG
- a CDS encoding Rid family hydrolase, which produces MAASQPHGKNTAYWGVSWEEGYGYPQARKVGNEIYISGQFNHDEEGNLVAPAPLNSEGKPSDFSSIGEQMRVSYDNIAKLLALYGATLDDVVEETLYVLDMDAAFAVVGDVRKAAYRTERPQCASNIIGVSRLAQRSQLIEIVCKAVIGSRAA; this is translated from the coding sequence ATGGCTGCTTCACAACCGCACGGCAAAAACACCGCTTACTGGGGCGTCTCATGGGAGGAGGGCTACGGCTACCCCCAGGCCAGAAAAGTTGGAAACGAGATCTATATCTCTGGTCAGTTCAACCACGATGAGGAGGGTAACCTGGTTGCTCCCGCACCTTTGAATAGCGAGGGCAAACCCAGCGATTTCTCGTCGATAGGAGAGCAGATGCGCGTCTCCTACGACAACATCGCCAAGTTGCTCGCGCTCTATGGAGCAACCCTTGATGATGTCGTCGAAGAAACGCTCTACGTCTTGGATATGGACGCGGCATTCGCCGTGGTAGGTGATGTGCGCAAAGCCGCATATCGCACTGAGCGGCCACAGTGCGCGAGCAATATCATCGGTGTATCCAGGTTGGCTCAACGTTCACAGCTGATTGAAATTGTCTGCAAGGCTGTCATCGGATCTCGCGCTGCCTAA
- a CDS encoding DinB family protein, with translation MINVRTARMLAEYKCWADQRLFDSLAALPPGEVNKERVSVFKNIIGTLNHIYVVDCIWQAHLEGRGHGFQTSHDLLHPELADLRLAQKEIGHWYCDWSARQSEASLDRPVEFTFVSGERGTMSAGAMLMHVVNHASYHRGWVIQMYFDIPAMPPMTDMPIFLRETDPSFNSLNTPAEASPCVGQLVSATNALPDRYR, from the coding sequence GTGATCAACGTACGCACAGCCCGCATGCTTGCCGAGTACAAATGCTGGGCCGATCAGCGCCTCTTTGACAGCCTGGCCGCACTGCCTCCTGGCGAAGTCAACAAAGAGCGAGTGTCGGTGTTCAAAAACATAATTGGCACTTTGAATCACATTTACGTAGTGGACTGCATTTGGCAGGCTCACCTCGAAGGCCGGGGGCACGGCTTCCAAACTTCACATGATCTGCTGCATCCCGAACTCGCTGATTTGCGCTTGGCACAAAAGGAGATCGGTCACTGGTACTGCGACTGGAGCGCCCGGCAGAGCGAGGCATCGCTGGATAGACCCGTCGAGTTCACATTTGTGTCTGGGGAACGCGGCACCATGAGTGCCGGAGCAATGCTGATGCATGTGGTCAATCACGCCAGCTATCACCGTGGGTGGGTGATCCAGATGTATTTCGACATTCCGGCCATGCCGCCAATGACAGACATGCCGATATTCCTGCGCGAGACCGATCCAAGTTTCAATTCGCTCAATACACCGGCAGAGGCGTCGCCATGTGTTGGGCAATTAGTGAGCGCAACCAACGCTCTGCCGGATCGTTATCGTTGA
- a CDS encoding DUF2625 family protein translates to MTTKSTLGAIAFETGGIQIDRGLAGWSEGRAQGHLLVADDAAGGCFSINGGGLGDDVGAVYYWAPDILQWEPLGISYTAFLE, encoded by the coding sequence GTGACAACCAAGTCTACTTTGGGGGCTATAGCATTCGAGACTGGCGGGATACAGATTGATCGGGGCCTGGCGGGATGGAGCGAGGGACGGGCGCAAGGGCATCTGCTGGTGGCAGATGACGCAGCAGGTGGATGCTTTTCCATCAACGGGGGCGGCTTGGGTGACGATGTGGGAGCGGTGTACTACTGGGCGCCCGATATTCTGCAGTGGGAGCCATTGGGCATCAGTTATACCGCCTTCTTGGAATGA
- a CDS encoding GNAT family N-acetyltransferase, giving the protein MTFNLQDYVPSVLDLADTALRPLDSRHDLKIAFPVIQQLRPHLTSEADFMSRIERMRAGGYRLVGAFESSALVALAGYRLQENLIYGPFLYVDDLITDEAQRGGQWGSRLLRALERLARASGCARLVLDTGLANARAQRFYFREGLYTGALRFQKQFDTP; this is encoded by the coding sequence ATGACGTTCAATCTTCAAGACTACGTGCCCAGCGTGCTCGACTTGGCCGACACTGCCCTGCGTCCTCTAGACAGCCGCCATGACTTGAAAATCGCTTTCCCGGTAATACAGCAATTGCGCCCCCACCTAACAAGCGAGGCCGATTTTATGAGTCGTATCGAACGAATGCGAGCCGGCGGCTATCGCCTGGTTGGAGCCTTCGAGTCATCGGCTCTCGTGGCGCTTGCAGGTTACCGCCTTCAGGAGAATCTGATTTATGGCCCATTCTTGTATGTCGATGACCTCATCACCGATGAAGCCCAGCGCGGCGGCCAGTGGGGCTCCCGGTTATTGCGAGCTCTGGAACGACTGGCTCGTGCCAGCGGTTGTGCTCGCCTTGTGCTTGACACGGGTTTGGCCAACGCGCGCGCCCAACGCTTCTACTTCCGCGAAGGCCTTTATACCGGCGCGCTGCGTTTTCAAAAACAGTTCGATACCCCATGA
- a CDS encoding PLP-dependent aminotransferase family protein, translating to MMTSCSHPFASLDGQPGSPLYRQLYDRVLAAIAAGTLSPGDRLPSVRALAKDLGVARGTIELAYSLLTSEGYLLALGQKGTVVNPELQKPLLSAPALSVSSEVIENSPDALWRPPQLLPFQMGVPAMDEFPRKIWARLGARYLRGMRSGDLDYPPPHGLPALRSAIASYLQVSRGIDCGAHQVFITSGWRSSLSLIVHTLLRAGERAWVEDPGYPTTRQVLRQFGIELEAVPVDAEGMDVEQAIARHQAAQVVMVTPGHQSPLCMALSLPRRQLLLEWVARSDAWVVEDDYDGEYRYVSRPLPALASLDRNGRVLYAGTFSKVLFPGIRLAYLVVPQGQVAAFERVSRALFSAGSPAITQALVAEFIVEGHFTRHIQRMRRLYSERRALTIEALERSLPNGLLVERSPGGMHLVLRLPEGVADTALTEQLLAKGIAVQPLSRWSVSSRRQSGLLLSFTNCACAAQGEQLGALINRALSRGWLWSGRTPHPTNQGLPERPH from the coding sequence ATGATGACTTCCTGTTCGCACCCTTTCGCCTCCTTGGATGGGCAACCCGGTTCGCCTCTGTACCGTCAGTTATATGACCGAGTACTCGCCGCCATCGCCGCTGGCACGCTTTCCCCTGGTGACCGATTGCCTTCGGTGCGAGCTCTCGCCAAGGATCTCGGCGTTGCTCGTGGCACCATCGAACTGGCCTATTCGCTGCTCACGAGCGAGGGCTACCTCTTGGCCCTGGGGCAGAAGGGCACCGTAGTCAATCCCGAATTGCAGAAGCCGCTACTGTCTGCCCCCGCTTTATCCGTCAGCAGCGAGGTGATTGAAAACTCCCCAGACGCACTATGGCGTCCACCGCAACTTTTGCCGTTTCAGATGGGAGTGCCTGCAATGGATGAGTTCCCACGCAAGATCTGGGCGCGCTTGGGTGCCCGTTATCTGAGAGGCATGCGTTCAGGCGATCTGGACTATCCGCCGCCGCACGGCCTGCCTGCCTTGCGCAGCGCCATCGCCTCATATCTGCAGGTGTCTCGAGGTATCGATTGCGGCGCCCATCAGGTGTTTATCACCAGCGGCTGGCGCAGTAGCCTGTCGCTGATCGTACATACTTTGCTGCGCGCAGGGGAGCGAGCCTGGGTCGAAGATCCTGGCTACCCAACCACGCGCCAAGTGCTTCGTCAATTCGGTATTGAGCTTGAGGCAGTGCCAGTTGATGCCGAAGGTATGGATGTGGAGCAGGCCATTGCCAGGCATCAGGCTGCACAGGTCGTCATGGTGACGCCGGGGCATCAAAGCCCGCTGTGTATGGCGCTGTCTTTGCCTCGGAGACAGTTGTTACTCGAATGGGTGGCCCGGAGCGATGCCTGGGTTGTCGAGGATGATTACGACGGCGAGTATCGCTATGTCAGTCGCCCCTTGCCGGCGTTGGCGAGCCTGGATCGCAACGGGCGCGTGCTGTACGCCGGGACTTTCAGCAAGGTGCTTTTCCCCGGTATCCGCCTTGCCTACCTAGTGGTGCCTCAGGGGCAAGTGGCAGCGTTTGAGCGTGTAAGTCGGGCGTTATTCTCCGCAGGCTCGCCAGCGATTACTCAAGCGCTGGTCGCAGAGTTCATTGTCGAGGGGCATTTCACTCGGCACATTCAGCGCATGCGAAGGCTGTACAGCGAACGACGCGCTTTGACTATTGAAGCGTTGGAGCGGAGTTTACCCAATGGACTGCTGGTGGAGCGCTCGCCAGGGGGGATGCACTTGGTACTCCGTTTGCCGGAGGGAGTAGCCGACACTGCCCTGACTGAGCAACTGCTGGCCAAAGGCATCGCCGTGCAACCCTTGTCGCGATGGAGTGTTTCATCGCGGCGTCAATCTGGGCTGCTGCTGAGCTTCACCAACTGCGCCTGCGCTGCTCAGGGCGAGCAGCTTGGCGCGTTGATAAACCGTGCGCTCAGTAGAGGTTGGCTTTGGTCAGGCCGAACACCTCATCCGACGAACCAGGGACTGCCTGAAAGGCCACATTGA